In one window of Methanoculleus chikugoensis DNA:
- a CDS encoding adenosylcobalamin-dependent ribonucleoside-diphosphate reductase yields the protein MEFSPQARLLLESRYLLPGETPGGLFSRVADAVGGTARSREFFSLLSGLLFLPNSPTLMNAGTAAGQLSACFVLPMEDTLEGIFGTLGHMALIHQSGGGTGFSFSRLRPRGDAVNGVTGAATGPVSFMRVFDAATGAVRQGGRRRGANMGVLAASHPDIEEFVTAKQEGGLSNFNISVGVDEKFFSCLATGKEYDLTNPRDGTIWKSIDARSLWHLIAASASASGEPGVLFLDEINRRSTTPHLGSIEATNPCGEQPLYPYESCNLGSVNLARCVRKDDLDGDLLATVVRCGVDFLDAVIDVNRFPLPEIREKTLATRKIGLGVMGFAETLIRLGIPYESEEALRFAGSLMERIQETARERSEELAKEMGSFPAIEGSVFSGEMRNATVTTIAPTGSIHLIASTTSGIEPVFSLAYDRTIDGRPVSVVSDLVAGFLPGTAGGKDVAEHVRRHGTVAGLPLDEHARDLFRTAIEIAPEHHVRMQAAFQKHVDNAVSKTVNLPQSATVDEIARVFSLAHDLGCKGTTVYRYRSRPDQIFSLGCDVCRIDG from the coding sequence ATGGAGTTCTCCCCGCAGGCCCGCCTCCTCCTGGAGAGCCGCTATCTCCTTCCGGGCGAGACGCCGGGCGGCCTCTTCTCCCGGGTCGCCGACGCCGTGGGCGGGACGGCACGGTCCCGCGAGTTCTTCTCGCTCCTCTCGGGCCTCCTCTTCCTCCCGAACTCCCCGACCCTGATGAACGCGGGAACCGCTGCCGGGCAGCTCTCGGCCTGCTTCGTCCTTCCGATGGAGGACACGCTCGAAGGGATATTCGGGACCCTCGGTCACATGGCGCTCATCCACCAGTCCGGGGGAGGGACCGGGTTCTCGTTCTCGCGTCTCCGGCCCCGGGGCGACGCCGTCAACGGGGTCACGGGCGCCGCAACCGGGCCGGTCTCGTTCATGCGGGTCTTCGATGCCGCGACCGGGGCGGTCAGGCAGGGCGGCCGGCGCCGAGGGGCGAACATGGGGGTGCTCGCGGCCTCCCACCCCGACATCGAGGAGTTCGTCACCGCAAAGCAGGAAGGAGGGCTCTCGAACTTCAACATCTCGGTCGGCGTCGACGAGAAATTCTTTTCGTGCCTTGCGACAGGGAAGGAGTACGACCTCACGAACCCCCGCGACGGCACGATCTGGAAGAGCATCGACGCCCGATCGCTCTGGCATCTCATCGCCGCGTCCGCCAGCGCCTCCGGCGAGCCGGGGGTGCTCTTCCTCGACGAGATCAACCGCCGGAGCACCACCCCGCATCTCGGCTCCATCGAGGCGACGAACCCCTGCGGCGAGCAGCCGCTCTACCCCTACGAGAGCTGCAACCTCGGAAGCGTCAACCTCGCCCGGTGTGTTAGAAAGGACGACCTCGACGGGGACCTGCTTGCAACGGTCGTCCGGTGCGGCGTCGACTTCCTCGATGCGGTCATCGATGTGAACCGCTTCCCCCTGCCCGAGATCCGGGAGAAGACCCTCGCGACCCGCAAGATCGGCCTCGGGGTCATGGGGTTTGCCGAGACACTCATACGCCTCGGGATACCCTACGAGTCGGAGGAGGCGCTCCGGTTTGCCGGGAGCCTGATGGAACGGATTCAGGAGACAGCCCGGGAGCGCTCGGAGGAACTCGCGAAGGAAATGGGGTCGTTTCCGGCGATCGAGGGTTCGGTCTTCTCAGGCGAGATGCGGAATGCCACCGTCACCACCATCGCCCCCACGGGCTCGATCCACCTCATCGCCAGCACGACGAGCGGCATCGAGCCGGTCTTCTCGCTCGCCTACGACCGGACGATCGACGGCCGGCCGGTCAGCGTCGTCAGCGACCTCGTCGCCGGGTTCCTGCCCGGGACCGCCGGAGGGAAGGACGTGGCAGAGCACGTCCGCCGCCACGGCACGGTCGCCGGCCTCCCCCTCGACGAGCATGCCCGCGACCTCTTCAGGACGGCCATCGAGATCGCACCGGAGCACCACGTCCGGATGCAGGCGGCGTTCCAGAAGCACGTGGACAACGCCGTCTCGAAGACCGTGAACCTGCCACAGAGTGCAACCGTCGACGAGATCGCCCGTGTCTTCTCTCTCGCCCATGATCTCGGGTGCAAGGGCACAACCGTCTACCGCTACCGGAGCAGACCCGACCAGATATTCTCGCTAGGGTGCGATGTCTGCCGGATTGACGGATGA
- a CDS encoding type II secretion system F family protein — protein MNSYERFCFNLIGHNLKKKRGDYISLRNDLMGARMTTPFEAYLATAYVSSVAVGLVAAVLIGLLTYLLRVPDMIVYRGAVPQVLYALNDYKMLLGTAAITIISLLVFGGLTYLIFLLYPGIKAGERRRNIDATLPYAINYVTAMSSAGITPDEVFRLLGQSTIYGESAVEARYISRETDFFGKDLLEALRSVSQATPSERMREFLQGAVASISSGSNLTEYFRTKAHQYTLENNQQQKTFLETLGLIAESYVTAMVAGMLFLIILQSVMTILSGDSNPFFLYIIIYLIVPFGSMMFVILISSMTPEV, from the coding sequence ATGAACAGTTACGAACGGTTCTGCTTCAATCTGATCGGGCACAACCTGAAGAAGAAACGGGGAGACTACATCAGCCTCCGAAACGACCTGATGGGGGCCCGGATGACGACTCCGTTCGAGGCGTATCTCGCGACCGCGTACGTCTCCTCGGTCGCCGTGGGGCTGGTCGCCGCCGTGCTGATCGGGCTTCTGACCTACCTCCTGCGGGTTCCCGATATGATCGTCTACCGCGGAGCGGTTCCGCAGGTCCTGTACGCGTTGAACGACTACAAGATGCTGCTCGGCACCGCCGCCATCACGATCATCTCCCTCCTGGTCTTCGGCGGGCTGACCTACCTGATCTTCCTCCTCTATCCCGGTATAAAGGCGGGAGAACGACGCCGGAACATCGATGCCACCCTCCCGTACGCCATCAACTACGTCACCGCCATGTCTTCAGCCGGGATCACCCCCGACGAGGTCTTCCGGCTGCTCGGCCAGAGCACGATATACGGCGAGAGCGCTGTCGAAGCGCGCTATATCTCCCGGGAGACCGACTTCTTCGGGAAGGATCTCCTCGAGGCCCTGCGGTCGGTCTCGCAGGCGACGCCGAGTGAACGGATGCGGGAGTTTTTGCAGGGAGCCGTTGCGAGCATCTCCAGCGGGAGCAACCTCACGGAGTACTTCCGCACCAAGGCTCACCAGTACACGCTCGAGAACAACCAGCAGCAGAAGACGTTCTTAGAGACGCTCGGGCTGATCGCGGAGTCCTACGTCACCGCGATGGTCGCCGGCATGCTCTTCTTGATCATCCTGCAGTCGGTGATGACGATCCTCTCGGGCGATTCAAACCCGTTCTTCCTCTACATCATCATCTACCTGATCGTCCCGTTCGGGAGCATGATGTTCGTCATCCTGATCAGTTCCATGACTCCGGAGGTGTGA
- a CDS encoding type II secretion system F family protein has protein sequence MGFKDLFNDFLNRKPTDGEMVPAVELESDRFVEQDQEIFSRVENRRKYQEGFYRFLKHPVRVMMEEPYTVLFVSVPAALLLFIGGFVSVVTSYGIGALFTTTMIDDFFVFALLIAIVPLALLDFKEAWRISSVEASLPNFFRDVAGMNDSGMTLPHAIHIVSEGEYGALTPHIRKLDTEMSWGVPFVEAIRRFGKAVKTPLAERSVDLIAHASSAGGDVSEVLRAAAHDAYEFFNLQSERKNGMMIYMIIILMSFFVFLFVIGVLSGTFLTTMAEAGEAVAASGSSSAQSFMGNVDLFLYNRIFSHSALIQGLFSGLAAGIMGEGRVVAGLKYSAIMVFIAWIAFRFII, from the coding sequence ATGGGATTTAAAGACCTTTTCAACGATTTCTTAAACAGGAAACCCACGGATGGGGAGATGGTTCCGGCGGTCGAACTGGAGTCCGACCGGTTCGTGGAACAGGACCAGGAGATCTTCAGCAGGGTTGAGAACAGGCGGAAGTACCAGGAAGGGTTTTACCGGTTCCTCAAACACCCGGTCAGGGTGATGATGGAGGAGCCCTACACCGTCCTCTTCGTATCCGTTCCGGCCGCGCTTCTCCTCTTCATCGGCGGGTTCGTGAGCGTGGTGACGTCCTACGGCATCGGCGCTCTCTTTACGACGACGATGATCGACGACTTCTTCGTCTTCGCGCTCCTCATCGCCATCGTGCCGCTTGCCCTCCTCGATTTCAAGGAGGCGTGGCGCATATCGAGCGTCGAGGCGTCGCTGCCGAACTTCTTCCGCGATGTTGCCGGGATGAACGATTCGGGCATGACGCTCCCGCACGCCATCCATATCGTCTCGGAAGGCGAGTACGGGGCGCTTACCCCGCATATCCGCAAACTGGATACCGAGATGTCCTGGGGCGTCCCGTTCGTGGAGGCCATCCGCCGGTTCGGGAAGGCCGTGAAAACCCCGCTCGCGGAGCGGAGCGTCGACCTGATCGCCCACGCGAGCTCCGCCGGCGGCGACGTGAGCGAGGTGCTGCGGGCGGCGGCGCACGATGCATACGAGTTCTTCAACCTGCAGTCGGAGCGCAAAAACGGGATGATGATCTACATGATCATCATCCTGATGTCGTTCTTTGTCTTCCTCTTCGTGATCGGGGTGCTCTCGGGCACCTTCCTCACCACGATGGCGGAGGCGGGCGAGGCGGTGGCCGCGTCGGGTTCGAGCTCGGCCCAGTCGTTCATGGGCAACGTGGATCTCTTCCTCTACAACCGGATCTTCAGCCACTCCGCGCTTATCCAGGGATTGTTCTCAGGACTTGCAGCGGGTATCATGGGCGAAGGCCGGGTGGTCGCGGGGCTGAAGTACTCGGCGATCATGGTGTTTATCGCCTGGATTGCGTTCCGGTTCATCATCTGA
- a CDS encoding type II/IV secretion system ATPase subunit yields the protein MESVDAGLPFPSPEEDETVPEVLRPVTDEMNEQPESSPVQAQQSAGIRSLIETAAMSDDSAESHASAEKDPVRALLERIGRSSPDGAEEVVSAPTVETDDLPTGPEMPADPPAAVEKLAAKPDAPASSPGYHAPAGILERVKGWREGDKSGTTQSKPRVAEAVDDPGIEEEISDGVVTVEELGNLADLILPKSATFTIDELSINRGENRFDFVDNARVVSEFDDIFSQSFSSTSLAAAAAQVVTPVEEVPQPRFGFLKKLQVPKVGVAVEEYNATLHGPLVDLAMRPSPGVEEIELYPVNEPYAYVRVTYDSTTHEYTYNVIEPVLTPGEQMLFAEIKERLFETLNITSRDLTREEARTALRDAANTIIADYGIRLDPLGREKILYHVEKEFLGDGLIDPVMHDKYIEDISCDGVGSAIFVYHTTYESMKTSLIYHDHVELDSFVTKLAQRAGKYISIAEPMLDATMSDGSRIQMTLGAEVTAHGSTFTIRKFREEPITPTDLIEWHTFSPLGIAFIWLAVENAKSCIFAGGTASGKTTTLNAISLFIPPLAKIVTLEDTRELKLPHPNWIPSITRDSFSQDGRGEIDMYELLRAALRQRPEYILVGEVRGKEALTLFQAMSTGHVTYATMHADSVASAVHRLENPPIDVPRNMLSALSLMSIQVQARIGGQRIRRNKQLIEILDIDPRTNELITNEVFRWHPATDEIRYSGKSYILEQIMEDRGWSEERMREELKRRQEVLEWMRIKKIRHFRDVSKVLISYFRDPETVVQRVRVDLYGEGGSA from the coding sequence TCGCATGCATCCGCCGAGAAGGACCCGGTCCGTGCGCTTCTCGAACGGATCGGCCGGAGCAGTCCGGACGGCGCCGAAGAGGTCGTCTCCGCCCCGACGGTAGAGACGGACGATCTCCCTACAGGGCCGGAGATGCCGGCTGATCCGCCGGCGGCGGTTGAGAAACTCGCTGCGAAGCCGGATGCGCCGGCTTCTTCCCCCGGATACCATGCTCCCGCGGGAATCCTCGAACGGGTGAAAGGGTGGCGTGAGGGCGATAAATCCGGCACCACCCAATCGAAACCCCGCGTTGCGGAAGCGGTCGACGATCCCGGGATCGAAGAGGAGATCTCTGACGGCGTGGTTACGGTCGAGGAGCTCGGAAATCTGGCGGATTTAATCCTCCCGAAGAGCGCGACGTTCACGATCGATGAACTGAGCATCAACCGGGGCGAGAACCGCTTTGATTTCGTCGATAACGCCCGGGTCGTATCGGAGTTCGACGACATCTTCTCCCAGTCGTTCTCCTCCACTTCGCTTGCTGCGGCCGCCGCACAGGTGGTGACCCCGGTCGAAGAGGTTCCGCAGCCCCGGTTCGGGTTCCTCAAAAAACTTCAGGTCCCGAAAGTCGGCGTCGCGGTCGAGGAGTACAACGCCACGCTCCACGGTCCGCTCGTCGATCTCGCGATGCGGCCGTCGCCGGGGGTTGAGGAGATCGAACTCTACCCGGTGAACGAACCTTATGCCTATGTCCGGGTGACCTACGACAGCACGACGCACGAGTACACCTATAACGTCATCGAGCCCGTGCTCACTCCCGGGGAGCAGATGCTCTTCGCGGAGATCAAAGAACGGCTTTTTGAGACGCTCAACATCACTTCCCGTGACCTCACCCGCGAAGAAGCCCGCACAGCGCTTCGCGATGCGGCGAACACGATCATCGCCGACTACGGGATCCGGCTCGACCCTCTCGGGCGCGAGAAGATCCTCTATCACGTCGAGAAGGAGTTCCTCGGCGACGGGCTGATCGACCCGGTGATGCACGACAAGTACATCGAGGATATCTCCTGTGACGGTGTGGGCAGCGCTATATTCGTCTATCATACGACGTACGAATCGATGAAGACGAGCCTTATCTATCACGATCACGTGGAGCTCGACTCGTTCGTCACGAAACTCGCGCAGCGTGCCGGGAAATACATCTCCATCGCCGAACCGATGCTGGACGCCACGATGAGCGACGGATCGCGTATCCAGATGACGCTCGGAGCGGAAGTGACCGCACACGGCTCGACGTTCACGATCCGTAAGTTCCGGGAGGAGCCGATCACGCCGACGGATCTCATCGAGTGGCACACCTTCTCGCCGCTCGGGATCGCGTTCATCTGGCTCGCGGTCGAGAACGCCAAGTCCTGCATCTTTGCCGGCGGGACGGCGTCCGGAAAGACGACGACCCTGAACGCCATATCGCTCTTCATCCCGCCGCTCGCAAAGATCGTCACCCTCGAGGATACCCGGGAACTGAAACTGCCTCACCCGAACTGGATCCCGAGCATCACCCGCGACTCGTTCTCGCAGGACGGGCGGGGCGAGATCGATATGTACGAACTCCTGCGCGCCGCTCTCCGGCAGCGTCCGGAGTACATCCTGGTCGGTGAGGTCCGTGGCAAGGAGGCCCTGACCCTCTTCCAGGCGATGAGCACCGGCCACGTCACCTACGCGACGATGCACGCCGACTCGGTGGCGAGCGCCGTCCACCGTCTGGAGAACCCGCCGATCGACGTGCCGAGGAACATGCTCTCTGCCCTCTCCCTGATGTCCATCCAGGTGCAGGCCCGTATCGGCGGTCAGCGGATCCGGCGGAACAAGCAGCTCATCGAGATCCTGGACATCGATCCCCGGACGAACGAACTGATCACGAACGAGGTCTTCCGGTGGCACCCGGCAACCGACGAGATCCGGTATTCCGGCAAATCCTACATCCTCGAGCAGATCATGGAAGACCGGGGCTGGAGCGAGGAGCGGATGCGCGAAGAGTTGAAACGGCGGCAGGAAGTCCTTGAATGGATGCGTATCAAGAAGATCCGCCACTTCAGGGACGTGAGTAAGGTCCTGATCTCCTACTTCCGCGATCCGGAGACGGTCGTCCAGCGGGTGCGTGTCGACCTCTACGGGGAAGGTGGTTCCGCATGA
- a CDS encoding cobyric acid synthase has product MSLIVLGTASHVGKSVTVAALCRALHRRGIPVAPFKSQNMSLNSYVTADGSEIGIAQAVQAFAAGVEPEADMNPVLLKPRADSVSQVVLLGRPYKDVQIRDYYRETDTLLTEAVAAFERLRRRFGNVVVEGAGGAAEVNLYDRDIANIRLARSLRLPILLVADIERGGVFAQVYGTLALLPEDIRPLVAGVIVNKFRGDPGLFASGVTKLEELTGVPVLGVVPFADIPLPSEDSLSIADKRERSTARPVRIAVLRLPRIANFTDFELLEEHATVDYVPPGATLSGYDCIILPGTKNTVEDLAVLNRHGVGEELRLARKRGVPIIGICGGYQMLGSRIVDAGIESENLAEYPGFGLLDVVTAFSGYRKTTVQVRRRATGPGPILTAMEEVEGYEIHMGETERGELPEAFAGEGAATPDGLVFGTYMHGLFRNPSAVNALLAHLSERRGVAFEPVTDASAGALGAAASYDDLARHFEEHVDMDAILEFFM; this is encoded by the coding sequence ATGTCTCTCATCGTGCTCGGAACTGCATCCCACGTGGGCAAGAGCGTGACCGTTGCGGCGCTCTGCCGTGCGCTCCATCGCCGCGGAATCCCGGTTGCGCCGTTCAAATCCCAGAACATGAGCCTCAACTCCTACGTCACGGCCGACGGGAGCGAGATCGGGATCGCCCAGGCCGTCCAGGCCTTCGCGGCCGGGGTCGAACCGGAGGCCGATATGAACCCGGTTCTCCTCAAGCCCAGGGCGGATTCGGTCTCGCAGGTGGTGCTCCTCGGCCGGCCCTATAAGGATGTGCAGATCCGGGACTACTACAGGGAGACCGATACGCTTCTCACCGAGGCCGTTGCTGCGTTCGAACGTCTTCGGAGACGCTTCGGGAACGTGGTGGTGGAAGGTGCCGGGGGAGCTGCGGAGGTGAACCTCTACGACCGTGACATCGCAAATATCAGGCTCGCACGCTCGCTCCGCCTCCCCATCCTCCTGGTCGCCGATATCGAGCGGGGCGGGGTCTTCGCCCAGGTTTACGGGACGCTTGCCCTCCTCCCGGAGGATATCCGGCCGCTCGTCGCCGGGGTCATCGTCAACAAGTTCCGGGGAGATCCCGGGCTCTTCGCTTCCGGCGTCACAAAACTCGAGGAACTCACAGGTGTCCCGGTGCTCGGGGTGGTTCCTTTCGCCGATATCCCCCTCCCGAGCGAGGACTCACTCTCGATCGCCGATAAAAGAGAGCGATCGACCGCCCGCCCGGTCAGGATCGCCGTCCTCCGCCTCCCCCGGATCGCGAACTTCACCGACTTCGAGCTCCTCGAAGAGCACGCCACGGTGGATTACGTCCCGCCCGGCGCAACGCTCTCCGGCTACGACTGCATCATCCTCCCCGGGACCAAGAACACCGTCGAGGATCTCGCCGTGCTGAACCGCCACGGCGTGGGTGAAGAACTCCGGCTCGCCCGGAAGCGGGGCGTCCCGATCATCGGGATCTGCGGCGGCTACCAGATGCTCGGGAGCCGGATCGTTGACGCCGGCATCGAGTCGGAGAACCTCGCAGAGTACCCGGGATTCGGGCTCCTCGACGTCGTGACGGCGTTTTCCGGCTACCGCAAGACGACGGTGCAGGTTCGGCGCCGGGCGACCGGCCCCGGCCCCATCCTCACGGCGATGGAGGAGGTGGAGGGCTACGAGATTCACATGGGCGAGACGGAGCGGGGAGAACTGCCCGAAGCGTTCGCCGGCGAAGGGGCCGCAACCCCCGACGGCCTGGTCTTCGGAACCTACATGCACGGCCTCTTCCGGAACCCCAGCGCCGTAAACGCCCTCCTCGCCCACCTCTCGGAACGGCGGGGCGTAGCCTTCGAGCCGGTGACGGACGCGAGCGCGGGCGCCCTCGGGGCCGCGGCATCCTACGACGATCTGGCACGGCACTTCGAGGAGCATGTGGATATGGATGCGATTCTGGAATTTTTTATGTGA